Proteins co-encoded in one Bacillus paramycoides genomic window:
- a CDS encoding MarR family transcriptional regulator gives MNKGIKQKIYDNYLHLLHLNEQKADKDIETFFKQAKMEEIEHVPTNMTSIHVIACIGENQPINNITIARKMNLSKANITKINTKLIKENLITRFQSVDNKKEVYYQLTPAGQSLCELHQKIHDQKENEFYQFVDLFSEIEQNAILKFLQNINDKMLGK, from the coding sequence ATGAATAAGGGCATAAAACAGAAAATTTACGATAATTATCTACATTTGTTACATCTCAATGAACAAAAGGCAGATAAGGATATTGAGACTTTTTTTAAGCAAGCAAAAATGGAAGAAATAGAACATGTACCGACAAATATGACAAGTATACACGTAATTGCCTGTATTGGTGAGAATCAACCAATAAATAATATTACAATTGCAAGGAAAATGAATTTATCTAAAGCGAATATCACAAAAATTAACACCAAATTAATAAAAGAAAATTTAATCACTCGTTTTCAGTCAGTTGATAATAAAAAGGAGGTATATTATCAACTTACTCCGGCAGGACAATCACTTTGTGAATTACATCAGAAAATTCATGACCAGAAAGAAAATGAATTTTATCAGTTCGTTGATTTATTTTCTGAAATTGAACAAAACGCAATATTGAAGTTTTTACAAAATATAAACGATAAAATGTTGGGGAAATAA